GAGGGTGAGGTTATGGATGCAAGTCCCATTGGGTGTGTGTTTAACTTAAGGTTGTCCTCAtgaacactttttttttggtattatctCAAATCTTTTGGACCTAGATATTTATGTGTTGGGCCCTTTGGTTTATAGGTTTGCGTGGAAAGTGAAAATTTGAAGctagcattttctttatttgaggAAATGAAGAACTATCAAATACGTCCAAATATGGTAGGTGATTATAGTCAATCTGCTTCTATTATTTATGTGTAAGTGTGAATTTAATGATTGCAATGTCACAAAGAAATTGAGTGAAGATGTGTGTTGCTGCCATCTGGATGAGGCTGTTCTATGATGTTGAACTGACAaaagaattttgtattttctgAATGTGATTCCGAATTGTATTGTGATGAAATATTACATGAAATTATGGTAGTTTCATATTGCATTTTGGCTACAGTTTTGCATACAATCATCTTGAACATCATTCTTgcttccccaaaaaaaaaaaaaaaaaaaaatcaataatggCATTCTGAAAATTGTGACTCAGTTCACCATAGATAACTTGTTTAAAGTTGTTTCTTTTCAGGTGACTTATAATACTCTTTTAAGGGCCCGCAGCAGATATGGGTCCTTGGATGAAGTACAACAATGCCTGTCTGTTTATCAAGATATGCGGAGAGCAGGGTATGACAGCATAAAGTGATCATTGAAATATTTATTGCATTCATATTAcctttttccaaataaatatgaatatgtttataatcttttatttatcataattatatttatttattaagtacTGTCAAGTCTTGTGCAATACCACCAAGAGCAttgtagctcaactagcacCTCTTAGTGTTTCTAATAGGgacatctagggttcaaatttCTCTTTCCCATTATAACTatcgaaaaaataaataaataaaaataaaataaaatcttgtgCAATACCTGGTTTTTTGGTGTCTCCTACTTTCCACACTGGCTgcagaacctttttttttttggtttacttatATTCGTGAATGCCACTTTATGCTGTTCATCAGGGATGTATATAATTTAACTATTTGTgtctcatcatcattattgtACCCAAAACTGTCTTGCATATTCCGATTGTCTGCTGAGGTGCAAGTTTCTACGAGAACTTATATTCTCTCCAAGGCAAAGCACCTCAGACTCATATAGATAAAATCGGGCCAATTTTGTCACTTCCAATTAGTGAGGATTGAAGAGTGCATTCACTTATGTAATGTAAACTGATGTAACCGCCCTATGGTGTACTGATCTCATATGAACCTCAAGCTGTGTTGATTGCAATGCATTGATTTGTTACACGTCTTTGTTGGACTGGTTTAGTCCCAGAGCAGGCATGCTTATTTCTGTTACAAACTTTGGATTGCTCTTGAGATCCTCTTCTAAGCTAGGGTTTGTGTTCATGACTGCTAGGTTAGTGCAGAGATTGGTGGAGTGAAAATTTTTACTGCAAGAATTTGCTCAACTAAATGTATGAAGAAGATAATAGGTTGTATCCTTCCATTGATAAAGCCTTTGCTAAACCTTATTTTATCTATATACATAgcacaacactttttttttttttttgataggtaaaattaaatttgaagttgaattttgttaaattgCTACATACATAGCACAACACATGAGTAATGTACATACGCTAAGAGTCTTGTAATTCGGTAACATTGTCTGTTCTCCTTTCTAATGAAAATTAGAATTCAAGCCCTCCTCCCCCATTTGTTGTGacaaatgaattattattattgttgttattattttaaaagaGACTAATGAACttaactattttaaaattgcATATGTATGCATGGCCATGTAGAGAATATTCAGCTGTCATTGGCCTTGCCCTTATGTTGAGAGGAACAACAAGCAACATCCTTATCATTTGTCTTTGATAATTAGacataatttaaataaaatcttCCTGTTAATCAAGCATCTTTATGTAGGTACAAACCCAATGATTATTATCTTGAGGAGCTCATAGAGGAATGGTGTGAAGGAGTAATACAAGACAACAATCAGAACAAAGAAGAGTTCAGTTCCTGCAACAAAAGCTACTTAGGAAGACCTCAAAGTCTACTTCTTGAAAAAATTGCAATGCACTTGCAAAAGAGTAATTCTGAAAGCCTCACAATTGACCTTAAGGGGCTTTCAAAGGTAGGGTTAACATCATATAGTGAATTATATGTTTGGCAAATTTACCTTTGAAATTGGTACCAAGCATGGATTAAAGATATGTTTGTGTTGTACAGGTTTGAAGGACTAGATTCTTGCTTACCTAGATTGTATTAAAGTCTGTTGTTATAACTGTGCCTGTTTGTACTGTTTCAGAATTGTATCAACTCTATCCTCTCAAGCTATTTCTCATCAACTTCTTTGTAATATGTATCAACAGGTTGAAGCTCGCATTGTTGTTCTTGCAGTTCTACGAATGTTCAAAGAGAACTACCATACTCATGGTATAAATGAACCTCTAATAAAGATAATTTCATGACATAGAATCACATGAAACTTTCCTGCATGCTCCTTTCAACTTACCTTACATAGTGTTTGACATAGCCAACAATTGTCATATAAATTCGACACAAAATATAAGTCAGGTTTAGTCTATAAGTAAATTGAGACTAGGGAGGAGTTAGTATCCAGAACCGAGCTTAGATGTTGACATTTGGTTGATTTATTTTTGCAGGACATTCAGTAAAAGATGACATATTGATCACCTTAGGAGTCAGTAAAGCAGTCACAGATCCAGCAACACACAATTTTGAGGTGAAAAGTGCAATAATCAAACTTCTGCAGGATGAATTGGGGCTTGAGGTTCTTTTAGCAGGACCAAGGAATGcacttaataaaaagaaaaattcagaatCCCTTCTTGAGTCAGATTTAAGCTTCGAACAATTGACACAAAGGAAGAGTTTATTAACAGAGCTTGAAATTTCCACTAGGAGACCAGATGTTGTACAAAGGTTAAAGGTCACAAGGAAATCGTTGCAATATTGGTTGCAGAGAAGATTAGGCGCCATCAGAAGATGATTATTTTTGTATGTGAAACCACTTGTAGAGTCTGTACATGATATCATACGTACTATATTCTTAGTAAATGCATTGTAATACCATAAGTCACCAATTGTAAGTTGTACAACATTTAAGTGTAATTTGCAAGATCATAAAATAGAAACAGCCTTCttctcatttttccttttgccTCTTTTCAAATTGGCCAGTTTCCCAATTTAGACGCGAATGCATCTCAAAGCACTTAAATTGCTAGCATTATAAAAGATACATTGAAATTTCATCACCactaaactaaacaaacaagaaaacaaggGATACATAGAATTACCATTACAAAccaaaagccaaaaagaaactCACAGCCAATCCTGCTGCTGCAGCTTCAGCGGCAAGTAAACCTCAGACAAGTACTGAAACCCAAACGTACTCAGTGCCTGAATTTCCGCCTTCTGCTTTGTCTTCACCATCAAACTCAACTCCTCAACCCACCCGGGATTCTTCTTCACGAAATCCTCCTCCAGCAAATCCTTCCCGGTCTTAATATCCTGCTCTGTCATCGGCAACCTACACTGCTCCGGTATCTTATACTTATCCAAATCACTCGGCCTAACCCCCAGCCACTTAATATCCGGCGTAGTCAAATTTGAACTATCATAAGACATATTCTTCGAACCACACCCGTAAACCGACAAAATCTTCAACCCATATGGATCACTATCCACAAGAGCAAGAACAGGAAGCTTCAACTCCATCTTCATTTTCCTCAAAAACAACCTGGTAGCCACATCAGGCTGGCCCTTAGCCGTGATAATTATACACGGAAATCGATTATAAAACCGGTCCTCAGCTAATCTCATATAAGCAGCATCCTTCTCAACCAAGAGAATAAACAGAGCATCACTCTGCATATCCCCAACTCGATCAATATTAGGCGGTATCGCCTTCCCGCCCATTCCCATTTTCGTGCAATCAATCATATCGCCATTGTCACTGAAAATCAGCCTCCCGACGACGACGCCTTTCTCGGCGGCGATCACGTTGAGGCTCGATCGAGTGCAGCCGAGAATACAGGAGACGTCGTCGAGGACGGTATCGGATTGCGATTGGTCTTGGAAGAGCTTGACGTCGGTGTAGAAGAGGTCACGCTTGGTGACGTGGATGTTCTTGGCGCAGAGCTGGTGGACGAGCTGGATAATGCGGGTGGTGATGGTGGTTTTGCGGACGGTGGAGATGTTGGCGTAAGGGCGGAGGGTGGTTTTGTCTTTTAGCACGATGCGGTCGAGCTCGGGGACGTAGAGCTGGTTGGTGGCGGAGCGGGACGGGACGTCGAAGCCGAAGCCGTTGCCGGCGAGGATGGAGCGGGCGATTTTGAGGATTTGGGATTCGATTTCGGATTGGACGGAGAGGAGGTTGAGCTCGGAGACTTCGCGGCATTTGGCGTCTAGGTCGATGTCggctagggttagggttttggaggaggaggaggatgcGGCGGCGGTGGCTGCGGTGAGGTCTTTCAGGATTTCGAGGATGGCGGAGTCGGGTTTTAGTTTGTTCTTGAATGGGAGTCGGGTTTCTTCGTCGGAATCCGCTTCGGCACGGCGGCGTTTCCTTTTGCCCTTATCCGCCATTttcaccgagagagagagaaatctgtTGGGTGGACTGGGGATATGAGTAAAAAGAGTAAAGAGTGGTAAGGCGGGAAATGACTTATTCCATGTATTTAGGGTTAGTTTTGTCTTTgtctttaaaaataagtttttttttttttttttttttttgcgaaaaTGTACgtttggtctctacattttgggTCAATTCTCATTTTGGTCCCAAAATTGATTTCATTACTAATgtaatccctaaaaaaaataaaattgtttttgcgAATATGTACTTTTGGTCTTTACATTTTGGATCAATTCTCATTTTGGTCCCAAAATGGATTTCGTTACTAATGtaatccctaaaaaaaagaaaattgtttttaaaatggtCCCTGCCATCAACTCCCTAACGAAAACCTTCTACGTGGCAGACGGAATGCCCTGCTTGCTGACATAGCGCTGATatggccattaaaatattattaaaaataattgtagGAGCATTGGGCCTAGGAGTTCATTATCTATTAGTATATTGGGTCTGTGGCCCCAAGCCGAGAACGAGGGTTTGTCTGAGAATGAGGAATCTTTGTCAGAAGAGACTGTATTTGTAAATAAAGAAGGtagttttggtcataatggCTCAATAAGATGGTCCGAGGATAAATGCCTTCTCGACTAACCAAAGCTGAGGTTCGAAGAGATAGTATGTCGACCAAGGTAGCGTTCCAGGAAGTTCTGTTGATATGGATAAGCATTGCAAAGACATCAGACAGGGAAGAgcctaaaatatctaaagaaaaagCTGCTGcttccgcattaaatgcactgcaactaactctctggccgcattaatgtagaggtgatacctgaacaatagatttcaaccttacagctatTATGTGAAAACTTATAGGAAGTGCTAACGGGACAAATATCAACACCAACTATTTGGCATGCACATGGAGCAAAAAGAGGAAAGGGGAAGAGAGTATAAAAGAATGAGGAAGCAATGAAAGAGGATAtcaagaaacaaagagaaaattacTGTAGTATCAAGAACTGACTTTGTAATCAAAcctaaaagaaatatataaaaacagatctcctcggactttgccaaggacgattttcttcattataaaCCTATCTATTTACATCTTCTTGTcatctaaatatatttttgtgtttgtttgatttattagagcccagttttccaactcattctctacaaattcattgttttaaactttttgggCCTCAGTCCATCTATTTGTTGGGCTAGGGACTCAAATCTAGTCCTTACAataattatttggcatttttaaataCCACCttagcattttaattaataaaaaattaattttaaaaaagccaaatcataaattaaaaaaaattaaaataaacattaatctaattaaattatttttctttttacttttcaatttttttttttcgtgttctttttcttcctctctcttcacacagactctctctcttccttccaCCCAGAGCCCTCCATGAACAACCACTTTAAGCTCTAGGAATTTGTTGattctccctctccctctctttgaTCTTCCTATCCCAACCGATTGAGTGCTCTAGAATGGGATTGGTCTAAATAGGGTTCTCAAGCTCGACCATGGAGCTTTTATGGATGAGTGAAGGCAGTGGGATCAGTTTGGATGGTGGGTGGGTTGGATTCGTGGGTTATATATCGATTGGTGGTGGGTATTATGCGTTGTTGTGAAACCCCAGATCTGTGGTGGTTGTTGTGAAACCCCAGATGGTGATTCGTGGAGCACTCGACTTTCTTCAGCTTCAAAGAGGTACCAATCAGCTCTACAATCGCAATTAGGTGAGCTGGATTttgagctttaaaaaaaaaaaaaattggtggggTTGTTTAGTGGCTGAGAAAATGGGGGAAAATTTTTGGTGATGGGGATTTGGAGCTTGGGTTCTTGGTTATTTGTGATGTGGGTAATGGAAAAGGTTAAGTTTTTGTGAGGTTGATGTGGTTATCTAGCTTAAATGGCACttttttttgtatgtgtttttgtttggtagCTGAGAAAATGAGGTACAATTTTGAGGATTGGAATGTTAGAGCTCGGGTTTTTGGTTATTGTGATGTGAgtgcttttgattttgttttctcttcttacTTGTGTGTTCTTcatttaaattaagaaataattaattaagatcAAAGGATTTCAAAGTCCACCCAGatgtgaatttatttttttgttttgaacttTTCTAGGTGTAAGGACACGGTTCGTGGCGGACcataacagtgttgggttcgcacgtaaaaaggcccaaacaatatcatttgtagagcgggggtttgaaaggctaggccttggtcgccaaacggtgggtttacgtgatatgcatacatggttaagtcgtcttcgccttaggagtctttctcctggaggcgggctgggagactttggtttttggccatttttcccagccacctCTCTGGTTTgcttacttttacttttatactagcctgtgttccttatccttcgtccacgtataggatcgacttttcccagactgatacttgtcccatcagcccatacccagagtggttgggggtggttgtaaaagctgaagagtatggctctgtcaggtgcagagtattgaattgCAGTAAGAGCAGCCTTCCCGGGTCGTTATATTTCCCAGCGTACCCTTTTCTAAATGTcgtagatattttagattttttccaaagttatttctataccatttttaccctttcctcttgtgagatctcggttatgccgaggactgagtctTCCTCGACTGTGTCTCAAGGCTACGTCGTATTTGTGTTGCCGAACTTGGGCCATCACCCTCCTCGACTTGGGCCTTTAGACCCCAACAAGTGAATGGGCCTAGCCCAcggattattgggccccacactaGGCTTGAGGATGTatgttcttatttatttatttttttttaaatgaaaagtaaaaaaagagtTAATTAGATTAacgtttattttaaattttttatttattttcgaACCTAGCCTTTTATTTTacgggctttttatttttattttactattaattaAAATGTTGTTGTGGTatttaaaaatgtcaaataattatttttaataatattttaatggttATGTCAGCGCCATGTCAGCAAGCAAGGCACTCCGTTTGCTACGTAGGAGATTTCCATTAGTGGGTTGACAGCAGAGACCATTTTAagaatgattttctttttttagggacTACATTAGTAACAAAATCAATTgtgggactaaaatggaaattgacccaaaatataaggaccaaaAGTACATTTTCGCTTATAACTTATATAGGATATAAGACAaactttttccctttttgctGGACAGGATATGAAGATCACAAGTTTACAATCCTAAAGTCCTTTATGGCTAAAAACTCAATTACAAACACTTTTAATAAGCACAAATAGGTTTGGACAATCTGTAAGACCAGGCTTTTTATATATgcttcaaaaattaattgaagaCTGGCACAAGTCAATTAGTCTTCTAGCCATTTTTCCCTTCACCACCTTTCAAGAACCGCAAGAACCAATAAGCAGAAGACTTTGGGTGCCGAGAGAGCCCGTTCTTGTAATCAACATAAACCAAACCAAAACGCTTGGTATAACCTTGAGCCCACTCAAAGTTGTCTAGTAATGACCATGCAAAATATCCCCTGACATCTACTCCATCCCTGTCCAAGAAATCCAATaaacaaaattgattttatAACACATTTGTTTGACCAATACAAAAAAGCATAAGAGAGTATCTGTTTAGACAAGTAGTGTAAGATGAAAGCTAACTTTATAAAGGCCAATTTGTATTTATCTCTggtaaaacaaaaatgaactaGAGCCAGCCAGTGAACCTATTTTGTGTAATGTAGTTGATAAAAGTTCTCACAAATCTGTACGTGTATTCAGATACATACAAGAGTTTTTTGGGCTGTTTGattcctgtttctaaaaataaaattcacgAAAACAGAAAACAGTGCGAAAATGTGCTACCAAACACATTTTCCAGGAAATGGTTTTGAAAACAGCCACTTTTCACAGaaaatcaaaatgatatttcattttgttccttattttcttttgttttgttttgttttgagtttaaggggaaaaaaaaaatcattgaaacatagtgtgcgtttggataccgcttattttgttgaaaactgaaaacactgtagcaaaataacttttaaatgtgtgaataataccgtggaacccatttttaatgaaagttttgttgaaaaaataagtttgtgggtcccgtaaacagtgcacggTACCCACAAAAGAAGCCAGAAATGCGCTtctggtattaaaaaaaaaaaaaaaaaaggaaaacccaGACGCTCTAGACGTGGACGCAATCCAAACAGAGCTATAATATTCCTGAGTTTCCTTTTTATTCTATACAAAATGTTTTATCtctttaatgaaaatacaaccaaacaggCATTTTGCTTACCTAATTTCAATTTCTAAATAGTCAGTATTTTCATTgcaatatcaaaattcaaatggcAATTAGTGGCCAAACTTCTAGCCCACACCCCCtccttctatttatttatttattcgaGCATGTAATGGTAGCACAGATTCAAAATTTAGGATTAATCAGTTGACTACTTAGCTCTGATAAAATAAAGATGAATGGTGATGCACACAGACAAACATTGGCATAATTAGCAGACATCAAATAATTGGCTCAGTGCACAATTTACCAAGTACTTGCAAGTGAAGAATATGAATGAGCAGTTTATTATTCGACAGGAATTGAAACAGAATATGATATAATGAAGTAACTCAACTTGATTGCCTGAGCAACAGCAGCAAGGTATCTTTTGTAGTAAACAACTCTCAATTTGTCATCGAGCATCTCATTAAGTGGAGAAGTTTCATTATCTTCATCATCCATACCTGTATGTGTTGTGGAAAAAAGGTTCAGAGAAAGTGAAAGAAGAGCACTTTAGCATAATTGAAAATATCCTTCAGCACTATAATCTGAGGGACACCTAACATGGATGTATTAAGTAATTTTCCACCAATAAATAGAGATCTTATCAGCCCAAAATATTTCTTGATCATATCTTAATATATAAAAGTGAGTGTTTAAGGTTCTATTATTCTGTACCAGCCAATTGGCCAAATTGGAAAAGCAAGGTCACCTTGAAATATCCAATTAGCAACTATGCGTGCATCTATAAGAGTTCTACAAAGAAAATCTATTGAAAATATAAACCGTTTTTCTTCTGATGGTAAATGTCCACGTTATACCATTCTCAGTCACGTATATTGGAGGATTATTGTATCTCTGTGCTATGTAATTGAGAACCTTCCGAATGCCCCAAGGAACAACATAAAGCCATTCTGATGCTGCCTGCCACATAAAATCTTTCAGCAGACCAGAGACAATCTAAAGATATATGCATGTTCCCAAACACTGCAAGATCTGTATCTGCGAacgaaagagagagaggaatcaTACCTTATCACCAATTTTCTCACCCCCTTCCCATTCAACTGATGATAAAGCAAGAACATTAGACATCAACATAACTTTTTCTATGAAATACTAAgatctcataaaaaataatgagtATGAAATACTAGGTTTACCAATTCTCTCCATCTCTTGGGCTTTATAAAAATCACCTTCATCAGGGCTATCTGGTACATGAGCAATAAACCTTGATGTATAGTGATTCAGACCAACAAAGTCGATTGAGTTCCTAAGCAAATCCTTTTCTTCCTCTGAAAATTTGGGAAGCCGATCTCCAAGCCTTTCTTGCATAACTTCAGGATAGTCTCCAAAGTATATTGGATGCAGATACCTGTTCCAGCATTAATTGTAGCTAGTTAATAATCTGAAGGGCAAGAAGAATGGATCTTTGAATGATCGAAATATATTCCAAGACAAACATACAAAGCGTAACTGAAGCAGAGAGAGCAACTGGTGAAACCCAGTCTAATATAACTTAccattgttttaaaattttgctaaTCTCATGCCAAAAGAATCCAACTGGTGAAACTCAGATTCTATAATTATTTTCAGTATAATTTCCTATATATTAAAAGGGTTAAACCAGACCAGAGTttggtgtttattttattttattatttattttttttaataaaagaattacaATGTCTACACCTACGAACATTAGATTGTACATTTTGTGGAGTATTCCacaaaatttatgattaaatatgtttccaaaaagtgttatttatatataaaactgagaTAAATGGCGTTTGTTGTAGTATGATGTATGACAGACATGCAATAATCTCAAACATACAGATTAATTAGCATATCTACATTTTGTATTCCTCATGGTTGATCTTGTCATTTCAACCAATTTACTTAAATTGACATTGAAGAGGTTGAAGAGTCATTTTTAGTGAACTAATCCTTTCTTATATATCTCGTCCCAGTCCCTCCCCAAAGTAACTGTTTAACATTGCAAGTCCAGTGATTTACAATACAATACATGAAACTAATAATTATTGAAGTGATCCAACAAAGTTGTGAGGATCTCATATGTTTATTGACTTAAGCAGGCTTTATTCATCAAGCACATTATTAGTCTGATGCAAAAATGCCagctttttttgtgtgtgtgtgtgtgagagagagagagagagagatggaaagTGGTCATTGTTTCATACTACAATCCCATAAATTGATTTAGACTTTACATAAATATTGCTATTTAGGTAATTAAAAAGAACAAGACCCAAAGTTTTCTTAGGAGATCCAAGTTAGTATATTTGGATAAGGAAATAATGTTtcatttcatataaaaattaaaaccataaaattaaaccaaaagttTTAGTTAATgcaaattaatgaaaagaacTTCCCATAAATTGTGGTTTCTTATTGGTGCAAACATAAGCATCCTATGTATTTTCAATTAAGATGCAACATCACCAAGAAACTAAATGATAAGATTTTAACTGTAAAATTGATCAAAAGGGAAGTACCATCCAAGCTGAAAATCAAGACGTCTTGCTGCAGCGgttttatcttcatttttttctgaATTAGCCTCTGCCCACTCACAGTCTAGCACCAAGCCTACTTGTCCCCCTTGCTTGTCCTGGAATAAATACAAGGATTGCGAGAGCAAAAAAGGGATGTTATTCTTCTAATGATTAAAGAGCACAAATGGCAATTTTATTGATGACCAGAAAAACGGAACTGTACAGGCAACTTATGAAATTCAATATATGAGGGAACTTTGGAAAGACAAAAACATTTGTCTTCTACATGGTAAACACTGTGGTCTGGGAACTCTCAGTGTTTACAATGGAGATGTCTAGGGTTTTAATTCCCTTACCCCCAactatacaattaaaaaaaaaaaaaaaaaaaaaaaaaaaaaaagcactggGTCTGGGAACGTATTAAAACATAGCCAATATAACCAAACAAAGAGAGTGACAACAGAAGTATATTTAGCAAACCTAGTTTTTGTTCCATCCTGACATCGTTTAAATATGGTCTCTGATGCTTATTCTCTCACATCAATGCTATTTTAGTCAGTCTTTGCTGAGACTCTTTGTAAAGGACGATACAGAAAATACTTTTACTCAGTAAAGATATAATGACTATTACATTAATTACCCAGCTAAGATGCATCCTTTAATAATATGAGGTTCCAGGTCAATGGTAAATACCATATGACCTTGGTCTATGATATTAGCCATAGGTGCATAGGTGAGAGATGAGGAGATGCCtccatttaatatatatatatatatatatatatatttgattagtaataaagatttattgatataaaaaatgagaatcCCAAGTACATACAGGGGTGtacaaatcaaatacaaaaattacataaatcaagtaaatccaaagttgaagaaaaggaatGGTCTCCACACTGACAACCAGTCCAATAAGgttctaaaaaacaaataactTGAGATCAAACATAAAACACTCACTATCTTCAAAGCACCTACTATTTCTTTGCTTCCCAATACACCACATCAACGACCCATATATATCCATTATGATGGTGACCAAATTGACCTTGCCAACAAGCAAGAAGCTCAACAGCAGACTTTGGCATAACCCAACATACTCCAAATATACCGAAAACCATAGCCTCCATTTAATATGTACTAACCACAAATATCTCCAAGGTGATACTTTAAGCAGCTTTAATCACTTCTAATTTGTTATGAATTTATTCACATTCTTTTGAATAGGCAGTAAAACTG
The DNA window shown above is from Quercus lobata isolate SW786 chromosome 7, ValleyOak3.0 Primary Assembly, whole genome shotgun sequence and carries:
- the LOC115954308 gene encoding DNA topoisomerase 6 subunit A translates to MADKGKRKRRRAEADSDEETRLPFKNKLKPDSAILEILKDLTAATAAASSSSSKTLTLADIDLDAKCREVSELNLLSVQSEIESQILKIARSILAGNGFGFDVPSRSATNQLYVPELDRIVLKDKTTLRPYANISTVRKTTITTRIIQLVHQLCAKNIHVTKRDLFYTDVKLFQDQSQSDTVLDDVSCILGCTRSSLNVIAAEKGVVVGRLIFSDNGDMIDCTKMGMGGKAIPPNIDRVGDMQSDALFILLVEKDAAYMRLAEDRFYNRFPCIIITAKGQPDVATRLFLRKMKMELKLPVLALVDSDPYGLKILSVYGCGSKNMSYDSSNLTTPDIKWLGVRPSDLDKYKIPEQCRLPMTEQDIKTGKDLLEEDFVKKNPGWVEELSLMVKTKQKAEIQALSTFGFQYLSEVYLPLKLQQQDWL
- the LOC115954307 gene encoding beta-glucosidase 42-like, which gives rise to MAKKELLKEYEGDESNKKEVSRSDFPPNFFFGVATSAYQVEGAYKEGGRGPSIWDAFSHTEGKIIDKSNGDVAVDQYHRYKEDVELIAKLGFEYYRFSISWSRIFPDGLGTKINDEGINYYNNLINALLEKGIQPCITLYHWDLPLHLHETMGGWLNKEIVKYFAIYADTCFASFGDRVKIWITINEPLQTAVNGYDMGGFAPGRCQGSSIEPYLAAHHQILAHAAAVSIYRSKYKDKQGGQVGLVLDCEWAEANSEKNEDKTAAARRLDFQLGWYLHPIYFGDYPEVMQERLGDRLPKFSEEEKDLLRNSIDFVGLNHYTSRFIAHVPDSPDEGDFYKAQEMERIVEWEGGEKIGDKAASEWLYVVPWGIRKVLNYIAQRYNNPPIYVTENGMDDEDNETSPLNEMLDDKLRVVYYKRYLAAVAQAIKDGVDVRGYFAWSLLDNFEWAQGYTKRFGLVYVDYKNGLSRHPKSSAYWFLRFLKGGEGKNG